The following proteins come from a genomic window of Triticum aestivum cultivar Chinese Spring chromosome 6A, IWGSC CS RefSeq v2.1, whole genome shotgun sequence:
- the LOC123128489 gene encoding cyclin-dependent kinase inhibitor 1 produces MITFRWGSAERRYGSRGEGQIRLTAPSGGPGRRIGTRSPGSPLGVLYAYAPTRTGRTPDGGENPKSSPAASYPSLPPTGAALQTQTAKGERRGAERGAMGKYMRKCRAEDGAVGGVEVTQAVGVRTRSRAAAANVVVSKRRRPLPPGSPSASSSLARAQGGSCYLKLRSRMLFMAPPAPASGAAAGHGPAPPLPAGLSRCSSTASSVDASAAAQDRSLPSCGSDAAANNKAGAPEGSASNNAESGGNRERRETTPSSHFPGDLSDLESDLAGQNSGRSSLPQTPTAQAQPAARSRVPPAAEIEEFFAAAEEAEARRFACKYNFDVARGVPLDSGRYEWTPAVSSS; encoded by the exons ATGATCACGTTCCGTTGGGGGTCTGCAGAACGGCGTTACGGCTCGAGGGGCGAGGGCCAGATCCGGCTGACGGCGCCGTCGGGCGGTCCTGGCCGTCGGATCGGGACCCGATCCCCCGGCTCCCCCCTTGGCGTGTTATATGCGTACGCACCCACGCGCACGGGGCGCACTCCGGACGGGGGAGAGAATCCAAAGAGCAGCCCAGCGGCATCATACCCCTCCCTCCCACCCACCGGCGCCGCGCTGCAGACGCAAACGGCCAAAGGCGAGCGGCGTGGGGCGGAGCGCGGGGCAATGGGGAAGTACATGCGCAAGTGCAGGGCGGAGGACGGCGCGGTGGGCGGCGTGGAGGTCACGCAGGCCGTCGGCGTCCGCACCCGGTCCCGCGCGGCCGCGGCCAACGTCGTCGTCTCCAAGAGGAGGCGCCCGCTGCCGCCCGGCTCGCCGTCGGCCTCGTCGTCCCTCGCTCGCGCCCAGGGCGGGAGCTGCTACCTGAAGCTGCGGAGCCGCATGCTGTTCATGGCCCCGCCGGCGCCCGCATCGGGGGCTGCCGCCGGGCACGGGCCGGCGCCGCCGCTCCCGGCCGGCCTGTCGCGCTGCTCCAGCACGGCGTCGTCCGTGGACGCGTCGGCCGCGGCGCAGGACAGGAGCCTGCCCTCGTGCGGCTCCGACGCCGCTGCCAACAACAAG GCAGGCGCCCCGGAGGGCTCGGCGAGCAACAACGCGGAGAGCGGCGGCAACCGCGAGAG GCGAGAGACGACGCCGTCCAGCCATTTCCCCGGCGACCTGAGCGACCTGGAGTCGGATCTGGCGGGGCAGAACAGCGGCCGGTCGTCGCTGCCGCAAACGCCGACCGCCCAGGCCCAGCCCGCCGCGAGGTCGAGGGTCCCGCCGGCGGCCGAGATCGAGGAGTTCTTCGCGGCCGCCGAGGAGGCCGAGGCCAGGCGGTTCGCTTGCAA GTACAACTTCGACGTGGCCCGCGGCGTGCCGCTCGACTCCGGCCGGTACGAGTGGACCCCGGCGGTGAGCAGCAGCTAG